A portion of the Luxibacter massiliensis genome contains these proteins:
- a CDS encoding ketose-bisphosphate aldolase — MLMNMSEILSVAKEHKFALPAFNISDYSMFLGIMDICEETNSPVIIEIHPDELSFIGPEMVTAIKERAYKSPVPVCIHLDHCGDFGKIIWAIQSGFTSVMFDGAELSFEDNIKGTKKVVEAAHPVHVSVEAELGTIGSLEPEDLEGGTAAIIYTDPEDAAKFVKETGVDTLAIAIGTCHGLYPAGMKPELKLDILKEIEAKVNVPLVLHGGSNNPDKEIGESVTLGINKINISSDIKAAYFQKMREVLQDQGLREPNVIEPICIEAMKEVAEHKLELFQTIGKASLY, encoded by the coding sequence ATGTTAATGAATATGAGTGAAATACTATCAGTGGCTAAAGAACACAAATTTGCGCTGCCAGCGTTTAATATCAGTGATTATTCCATGTTTCTTGGAATTATGGATATATGCGAGGAAACAAACTCACCGGTAATTATCGAAATACACCCTGATGAATTAAGTTTTATCGGGCCTGAGATGGTAACAGCTATCAAGGAAAGGGCATATAAGTCCCCTGTTCCTGTATGCATCCACTTAGACCACTGCGGGGATTTCGGAAAAATCATCTGGGCAATCCAGAGCGGCTTTACTTCTGTAATGTTCGACGGGGCAGAGCTTTCCTTTGAAGATAATATAAAAGGAACTAAAAAGGTAGTCGAGGCAGCCCATCCAGTCCATGTATCTGTCGAAGCTGAATTAGGGACAATCGGTTCCCTGGAGCCTGAAGACTTAGAGGGCGGTACTGCAGCTATTATCTATACGGATCCTGAGGATGCGGCTAAATTTGTAAAAGAGACTGGCGTTGACACACTGGCAATAGCAATTGGAACATGCCATGGCCTGTACCCGGCTGGTATGAAACCAGAATTAAAACTTGATATCCTCAAAGAAATTGAAGCAAAAGTTAATGTACCCTTAGTACTTCATGGGGGTTCCAACAATCCAGATAAAGAGATCGGAGAGTCTGTCACTCTCGGAATTAATAAAATTAATATTTCCTCTGATATTAAAGCGGCCTACTTCCAGAAGATGAGAGAAGTGCTCCAGGATCAGGGATTAAGAGAACCTAATGTAATTGAACCCATTTGTATAGAAGCAATGAAAGAAGTGGCAGAGCACAAACTTGAACTCTTCCAGACAATCGGGAAAGCGTCTTTATACTAA
- a CDS encoding MurR/RpiR family transcriptional regulator, which translates to MDKSDGKGNILAREVFQVIREQYDHIFSAERKVADYILQNPQKAVDSNVSELAKASGVSDATVVRMCHHIGYSGYYQFRITLARDLGREQYADPTPIQGKGAVQQIFNEYAETLRNIGRTINSDVMWNCVNLLKTCKQAHIMAVGNTSPLAQYMGFRLGRLGIKSTYNVAPEYFLNHINLADDGDILVAITQSGTSRQVIQGMELGKEKNLKSIAITAYAQSPVSNLADYVLLSTSKEESFNYYKGYAHLNETAVIDALLNFVTNEELIKIRHADKPEIILSEYKI; encoded by the coding sequence GTGGATAAAAGTGACGGAAAAGGAAACATTTTAGCAAGGGAAGTATTTCAGGTTATCAGAGAGCAATATGACCACATTTTTTCAGCGGAGCGAAAAGTAGCGGATTATATTCTGCAGAACCCTCAAAAAGCGGTGGATTCTAATGTATCGGAGCTGGCAAAGGCCAGCGGCGTCAGTGATGCCACCGTTGTCAGGATGTGCCATCACATAGGATACAGCGGCTATTACCAATTCCGAATAACGCTGGCCAGGGACTTAGGGAGAGAACAATATGCAGACCCAACCCCCATACAGGGGAAGGGCGCGGTACAGCAGATATTTAATGAATACGCCGAGACACTGAGGAACATAGGCCGTACAATTAATTCAGATGTTATGTGGAACTGTGTAAATCTGCTAAAAACTTGTAAGCAGGCACATATTATGGCCGTAGGCAATACAAGTCCGCTGGCACAATATATGGGGTTCCGCCTCGGAAGGCTGGGCATTAAGAGTACGTATAATGTGGCTCCAGAATATTTTCTCAATCATATTAACCTGGCCGATGACGGGGATATTCTTGTTGCCATTACCCAGTCCGGAACCTCCAGGCAGGTTATCCAGGGGATGGAGCTTGGAAAGGAAAAGAACCTTAAAAGTATTGCCATTACAGCATATGCCCAGTCACCGGTTTCCAATTTAGCCGATTACGTCCTCTTATCCACAAGTAAAGAAGAATCCTTTAACTATTATAAAGGGTATGCACATTTAAATGAAACTGCCGTGATCGATGCTCTGCTCAATTTTGTCACAAACGAAGAATTAATTAAGATAAGACATGCAGACAAACCAGAGATTATTCTGTCAGAATATAAAATATAA
- a CDS encoding D-lyxose/D-mannose family sugar isomerase, which yields MKRSKINKVIKDMEALINQHGFEIPPFAKWTPKDWGHIGHEYDEVRDNCLGWDITDYGLGSFDKIGFSLLTIRNGNQKRPKEYPKPYAEKLLMLYEGQTAPMHYHWSKMEDIINRGGNDIYITVYNGDEDGSMLGTDVTVYSDGKKESVPAGTKVLLKPGQSITITPYMYHDFTVPDTGGPVLLGEVSMCNDDEHDNRFYEPIGRFPEVEEDEPPYRLLCNEYPAAKQAE from the coding sequence ATGAAACGTTCAAAAATTAATAAGGTCATAAAGGATATGGAGGCATTAATCAACCAGCATGGTTTTGAGATTCCTCCCTTTGCTAAATGGACCCCAAAAGATTGGGGGCACATAGGACATGAATACGATGAGGTCCGGGACAACTGCCTTGGCTGGGATATCACAGATTACGGCCTTGGCAGCTTTGATAAGATTGGATTTTCACTGCTTACAATCCGCAATGGCAACCAGAAAAGGCCTAAAGAGTATCCAAAGCCATATGCAGAGAAGCTCCTTATGCTTTACGAAGGGCAGACGGCGCCTATGCACTACCATTGGAGTAAGATGGAAGACATCATTAACCGGGGAGGCAACGATATTTACATTACTGTATACAACGGGGATGAGGATGGCAGTATGCTGGGCACAGATGTGACTGTATATTCTGACGGAAAAAAAGAATCCGTCCCTGCAGGAACTAAAGTGCTTCTGAAGCCGGGACAAAGTATTACAATTACCCCCTATATGTACCATGACTTCACCGTACCCGACACAGGAGGGCCTGTCCTGCTTGGTGAAGTCTCTATGTGCAATGACGACGAGCATGATAACCGCTTTTATGAACCCATCGGGCGTTTTCCAGAGGTGGAAGAAGATGAGCCTCCATACCGTCTGCTCTGTAATGAGTACCCCGCCGCAAAACAGGCAGAGTGA
- a CDS encoding ADP-dependent glucokinase/phosphofructokinase, whose translation MDNLDLKEKYIEAYNALDEVIQRRVQNEHYPALGYTSNLDLLCEFQTGRLNTLLAEHMKGKRLSEMKPPAKIHTIQELLETVVYYCSRGIGGEVDIENTECLKESFPFQYGIGGTAVQAALALNAVGCPSVVHLTDDSREVCTILNTPFVHTVSQEGQLIHTDKIAQTNEQEPHFIIQFKKGDKICLEGQVIEIPCSNRLILTKITVNEFVPFYKPYFRWVEDHAPKVSSNVLSSFNALLDAEVLKEHLDFVRGHIERYKKNNPKGIVFFEDAHYHDIHVKRLCLESIYSCIDIVSLNEEELSYTLNKMYQFEVDTGDIYSCVKGAKYIRENFKVRKGVIIHTKDYSMYVGDPLDFDIERGLMYGNMMATAKAAKGSYGGHRQIKEILGYELSEKGLKYYQELKNSKYAEESVLVPSKYLDRPKYTIGLGDSFVGGVQICF comes from the coding sequence GTGGATAACTTGGATTTGAAAGAAAAGTATATTGAGGCATATAACGCGCTCGATGAGGTGATACAAAGAAGAGTTCAAAATGAGCATTATCCCGCCTTGGGGTATACTAGTAACTTGGATCTTTTATGTGAATTCCAGACAGGCCGTCTAAATACGCTGCTTGCAGAGCATATGAAGGGCAAAAGGCTATCTGAAATGAAACCCCCGGCAAAAATACATACCATCCAGGAACTTTTGGAGACAGTAGTATATTACTGCTCCCGTGGAATCGGCGGCGAAGTGGATATAGAAAATACAGAATGCCTGAAAGAGAGTTTTCCCTTTCAATATGGGATAGGAGGGACAGCAGTACAGGCCGCGCTGGCGCTTAATGCAGTAGGATGCCCCTCAGTTGTACACTTGACAGATGATTCAAGAGAAGTATGCACAATACTCAATACGCCTTTTGTACACACAGTCTCCCAGGAAGGGCAGCTTATACACACGGATAAGATTGCACAGACAAATGAACAAGAACCCCATTTTATTATTCAATTTAAAAAGGGAGATAAAATTTGCCTTGAAGGGCAGGTAATAGAAATCCCATGCTCAAACCGGCTGATCCTGACTAAAATTACAGTAAACGAGTTCGTACCGTTTTATAAGCCATATTTTAGGTGGGTAGAAGATCATGCGCCAAAAGTAAGCAGTAATGTACTTTCAAGCTTTAACGCCCTCCTGGATGCAGAGGTTCTTAAGGAACATCTGGATTTTGTCAGAGGCCATATAGAGAGGTACAAAAAGAACAACCCAAAAGGAATCGTATTTTTTGAAGATGCCCACTATCATGACATTCATGTGAAAAGGCTGTGCCTGGAAAGCATATATTCCTGCATTGATATTGTAAGTTTAAACGAAGAAGAACTAAGTTACACATTAAATAAAATGTATCAATTTGAAGTGGATACCGGCGACATATATTCTTGTGTAAAAGGCGCCAAATATATCAGGGAAAATTTCAAAGTGAGAAAAGGCGTCATTATCCATACTAAGGATTATTCCATGTATGTGGGGGATCCACTGGACTTTGACATTGAGAGAGGACTTATGTATGGCAACATGATGGCGACCGCAAAAGCGGCGAAGGGTTCCTATGGGGGCCATAGGCAGATAAAAGAAATCCTAGGATATGAATTAAGCGAAAAGGGATTAAAGTACTATCAGGAACTTAAAAACAGTAAATACGCTGAAGAATCGGTTCTAGTCCCGTCCAAATACCTGGACCGCCCAAAGTATACAATCGGCCTTGGCGACTCCTTTGTCGGAGGAGTCCAGATATGTTTTTAA
- a CDS encoding phosphoglycerate dehydrogenase, which translates to MKILVTATNYSKYCQAGKKILEDAGCEILENPHGRPYTYKELKDIVKDIDGVVVGVDTWNEDIFCLAPKLKAMARFGVGVDNIDLKAAEGHGIVVCNSPGINSSAVAEQAIALMFALMRRVPEMDRAVRRGEWPRPMFHELRSCKIGFLGFGAIAKNVALRLKGFGTEMSAYDKYPDQEEADRLGVRMASMEDVLRDSDIISLHLPASKETEHLICRKTISLMKDGVLIVNTARGSIVKEADVAEGLKSGKIGGFGTDVFEQEPVDTKGKLFGFDNYIATPHVSAETYENCETTSIVTAKALLSVFEGKEPENRLV; encoded by the coding sequence ATGAAAATATTGGTGACGGCGACAAACTACTCAAAGTATTGTCAGGCTGGAAAGAAAATATTAGAAGACGCTGGGTGTGAAATTTTGGAAAATCCCCACGGCAGGCCATATACATACAAGGAATTGAAGGATATTGTAAAAGATATAGATGGGGTGGTTGTGGGCGTAGATACATGGAATGAGGATATATTCTGCTTGGCCCCGAAGCTGAAGGCAATGGCCAGGTTTGGCGTGGGCGTGGATAATATAGATTTAAAAGCAGCAGAGGGACATGGGATTGTGGTGTGCAATAGTCCTGGAATTAATTCTTCTGCTGTGGCAGAACAGGCCATTGCCCTGATGTTTGCCCTTATGAGAAGAGTGCCTGAAATGGACAGGGCAGTCCGCAGGGGAGAGTGGCCAAGGCCCATGTTCCATGAACTGAGAAGCTGTAAAATTGGATTCCTGGGATTTGGCGCGATAGCAAAAAATGTAGCGCTGAGGCTCAAAGGATTTGGTACAGAGATGAGTGCATATGATAAATACCCAGACCAGGAAGAGGCGGACAGGTTGGGGGTCAGGATGGCCTCTATGGAGGATGTGCTTAGGGACTCAGATATTATTTCCCTGCATCTACCTGCATCTAAGGAAACAGAACATCTAATCTGCAGGAAGACAATTTCATTGATGAAGGATGGAGTACTGATTGTAAACACTGCAAGAGGGAGCATTGTGAAGGAGGCCGATGTGGCGGAGGGGTTAAAAAGCGGGAAAATCGGCGGATTTGGAACAGATGTATTTGAACAGGAGCCTGTGGATACAAAAGGGAAATTGTTCGGATTTGATAATTATATTGCTACGCCCCATGTATCTGCCGAGACGTATGAAAATTGTGAGACCACTTCTATTGTGACTGCAAAAGCACTGCTCAGTGTGTTTGAAGGCAAGGAGCCAGAAAACAGACTAGTATGA
- a CDS encoding carbohydrate ABC transporter permease: MIGKKKLRVKILIIILLAIGTIWAGFPVLWMILNSFKPNSEIFAWPPTWISENFSFDAYKAIFTNPEQVRFFLNSYAVTAIVVILTLVIGILASYAFSRFNFPGKSMINTIIVAVQAVPPITLLIPYVSLIVGLRLFNTYGALILTYMVFTLPYAILMTTGYFNTLPKELDEAVMIDGGSRFRALWTILVPTAIPGLVSVGMYTFMQAYNEYLFALALTKTNNMRTVPVGINLLMGQHAYEWNQMMAMSVLGSLPILLLFLFFQKYFIAGMTAGSVKS, encoded by the coding sequence ATGATTGGAAAGAAAAAACTGAGGGTTAAAATACTCATTATTATCCTTCTGGCCATAGGTACAATTTGGGCTGGCTTCCCGGTTTTATGGATGATCCTAAATTCATTTAAGCCAAATTCAGAGATTTTCGCATGGCCTCCTACCTGGATTTCAGAGAATTTCAGCTTTGACGCATATAAAGCAATTTTTACAAACCCTGAGCAAGTCCGCTTCTTTTTAAACAGTTACGCGGTTACGGCCATTGTGGTCATACTTACACTGGTTATCGGAATCCTGGCTTCCTATGCGTTCAGCCGCTTTAACTTTCCCGGCAAAAGCATGATTAATACAATTATCGTGGCAGTGCAGGCTGTTCCGCCTATTACATTGTTAATTCCCTATGTGAGCCTAATTGTAGGCCTAAGACTGTTCAATACATATGGGGCGCTAATTCTTACATATATGGTATTCACACTCCCTTATGCAATTCTCATGACAACAGGGTATTTCAATACCTTGCCCAAAGAACTTGACGAGGCAGTAATGATCGACGGCGGTTCCAGATTCAGGGCCCTTTGGACAATTCTTGTCCCGACAGCCATCCCCGGACTTGTATCCGTGGGTATGTACACTTTTATGCAGGCATATAATGAATACTTGTTCGCACTGGCACTTACTAAGACAAACAATATGCGCACAGTACCTGTGGGAATCAACTTATTAATGGGGCAGCATGCATATGAATGGAACCAAATGATGGCAATGAGCGTCCTTGGCTCTCTGCCAATCCTACTTTTATTCCTGTTTTTCCAGAAATATTTTATTGCAGGAATGACGGCAGGGTCAGTCAAAAGCTAG
- a CDS encoding carbohydrate ABC transporter permease — protein sequence MTNLKRKSTPYLYLLPTIILMCILLIIPVAMVIYYSFFDNVIINKNPSFVGLKNYIDVLADPVFLKSIRNTLIFVIVSIIAHFIIGMTFATILNTRYLSKRTKGIFRVIYALPWMFTASVIAIVWRMVLQPNGVLNYLLQGLHIISENVEWLGSRDTALFAVTLINIWSGYPFYMISILAGLQGISTDLYEASAIDGANSVQTFFHITIPTLKPILISLLMLDFVWTLQQFALIWMTTGGGPVNATETISTYIYKQGFTKYEYSMASTGAVILLVVCTVIGIFYVRQQKAGD from the coding sequence TTGACAAATTTAAAGAGAAAATCCACGCCATATCTGTATCTTCTTCCGACAATTATTTTGATGTGCATTTTATTAATTATACCAGTTGCCATGGTTATCTACTATTCATTTTTTGACAACGTTATTATTAATAAAAACCCTTCATTTGTAGGCTTAAAAAATTATATAGATGTGCTGGCCGACCCGGTATTTTTAAAATCTATTAGAAATACACTGATTTTTGTTATTGTCAGTATTATCGCACATTTCATTATAGGCATGACCTTTGCAACTATTTTAAACACACGGTATCTCAGCAAAAGGACCAAAGGAATCTTCCGTGTCATTTATGCACTGCCCTGGATGTTTACGGCATCTGTAATCGCAATTGTATGGAGGATGGTGCTGCAGCCAAACGGCGTGCTCAACTACCTCCTCCAAGGCCTGCACATAATCAGTGAAAATGTGGAATGGCTGGGGTCAAGGGATACCGCACTTTTTGCTGTAACTCTTATAAATATCTGGTCGGGGTACCCCTTTTATATGATAAGTATCCTGGCCGGGTTACAGGGGATTTCCACAGATTTATACGAGGCCTCTGCCATCGACGGGGCAAACTCTGTACAGACATTTTTCCATATAACGATCCCCACATTAAAACCCATCTTAATCAGCCTCCTTATGCTGGATTTTGTTTGGACCCTCCAGCAGTTCGCTTTAATCTGGATGACCACGGGAGGTGGGCCAGTAAATGCAACTGAAACAATCAGTACATATATTTATAAGCAGGGATTTACAAAGTATGAGTACTCCATGGCATCTACCGGGGCAGTCATCCTGCTTGTGGTATGTACGGTCATAGGAATCTTCTATGTCAGGCAACAGAAAGCGGGGGATTAA
- a CDS encoding Gfo/Idh/MocA family protein, translating to MKLGIVGTNFISDWLAEAVGQVPEVEIAAVFSRAQDTGEAFAGRHNISGVYTDYEKFLQSGIEAVYVATPTYAHCGQALEAMKHGKHVLCEKIMAVNEREVTAMITCASENGVVLLEAMRPDFDPAFSLVKEALPKIGKLRRVTMEYCQYSSRYDKFRQGEVLNAFNPDLSNAAIMDIGVYCIHMLAAILGAPKEIKSFSTKLKNGFEGSGVVLMQYQDMMAEAVYSKITDSVNPSIFLGEEGSILVDSIAKPRRLEIVYRNGGKEEIPYTPVDNNMVYEVKEFARLIEEKNISHPYLRYSLDAVRIIDEARRQNGIVFQADEVL from the coding sequence ATGAAGTTAGGAATTGTAGGGACAAACTTTATAAGCGATTGGCTGGCGGAGGCTGTCGGGCAAGTGCCTGAAGTGGAGATTGCCGCTGTTTTTTCCAGGGCACAGGATACTGGGGAGGCATTTGCGGGCCGCCACAATATTTCTGGCGTGTATACGGATTATGAAAAATTTCTCCAGTCAGGCATCGAGGCTGTTTATGTTGCCACTCCTACTTATGCCCATTGCGGACAGGCCCTGGAGGCTATGAAACATGGAAAACATGTGCTGTGTGAGAAGATAATGGCAGTAAATGAGAGGGAGGTAACAGCTATGATTACCTGTGCCTCAGAAAATGGAGTTGTACTTTTGGAAGCCATGAGGCCAGACTTTGACCCTGCTTTTTCACTTGTAAAAGAGGCGCTTCCTAAAATCGGAAAACTCAGGAGAGTGACTATGGAATACTGCCAGTATTCATCCCGGTATGATAAATTCCGCCAGGGAGAGGTGCTCAATGCATTTAACCCGGATCTTTCCAATGCAGCAATTATGGATATTGGGGTATACTGTATACATATGCTGGCCGCTATATTAGGGGCACCAAAAGAAATAAAATCATTTTCAACAAAATTAAAAAATGGATTTGAGGGAAGCGGTGTTGTTCTGATGCAGTATCAGGATATGATGGCAGAGGCGGTATATTCTAAAATAACTGATTCAGTAAATCCTAGTATATTTCTTGGAGAAGAGGGGAGTATTTTGGTAGATTCTATTGCAAAACCCAGGCGGCTGGAGATTGTATATAGAAACGGCGGCAAAGAGGAGATCCCCTATACGCCGGTGGACAATAATATGGTTTATGAGGTGAAGGAGTTTGCAAGGCTTATAGAGGAGAAAAATATCAGCCATCCGTACCTGCGTTATTCCCTTGACGCCGTGCGTATAATCGATGAGGCAAGGCGGCAGAATGGGATTGTATTTCAGGCTGATGAAGTGTTATAA
- a CDS encoding dihydrodipicolinate synthase family protein has product MEKHFSDGVWPVMLTPFTENNKVDYKALEKLTRWYIGHGVAGLFAVCQSSEMFFLSLEERVKIARFVKEKAAGKVPVVASGHISDSFEDQVKELNAVAQTGVDALILLTNRLAAENEGDDVWLENLKKLLLRLPKDIPLGFYECPYPYKRIIAPELLKWCADTGRFYFIKDTSCDLENIREKLTQIKGSGLKLFNANSSTLIESLEMGCSGFSGVMANFHPDLYVWLCRSYNKYPQKARTVADFLTIASLIERQVYPVNAKYAQVKMENFHSVYTRVKAPSLLTDTGKLEVDQLMRMTDFIRRLT; this is encoded by the coding sequence ATGGAAAAGCATTTTAGTGATGGAGTATGGCCTGTTATGCTGACTCCTTTTACAGAAAATAATAAGGTTGATTATAAGGCACTTGAAAAGCTGACAAGATGGTATATTGGCCATGGTGTGGCAGGACTCTTTGCAGTCTGCCAGTCCAGTGAGATGTTTTTTTTATCATTGGAAGAGCGGGTGAAGATTGCCCGGTTTGTAAAGGAAAAGGCGGCGGGGAAGGTGCCTGTGGTAGCGTCGGGGCATATATCGGACTCCTTTGAGGATCAGGTAAAGGAGTTAAATGCAGTGGCCCAGACAGGTGTGGATGCATTGATTCTTCTCACCAACAGGCTGGCCGCTGAAAATGAAGGTGATGATGTGTGGCTTGAAAACCTAAAAAAGCTGCTCCTTAGGCTTCCAAAGGATATTCCCCTCGGCTTTTATGAATGCCCGTATCCATATAAAAGAATCATAGCACCGGAGCTTTTAAAATGGTGCGCCGATACGGGCCGGTTTTATTTTATAAAAGACACAAGCTGTGACCTTGAGAATATTCGGGAAAAGCTTACGCAGATAAAAGGCAGCGGGCTGAAGCTGTTTAACGCAAACTCATCTACGCTTATAGAGTCCCTGGAGATGGGGTGCAGTGGTTTCAGCGGGGTGATGGCCAATTTTCATCCCGATCTGTATGTCTGGCTCTGCAGAAGTTATAACAAATATCCCCAAAAGGCACGTACAGTTGCAGATTTCCTGACAATAGCATCACTGATTGAACGCCAGGTATATCCTGTGAATGCAAAGTATGCCCAGGTTAAAATGGAAAACTTTCATTCGGTCTATACCCGGGTAAAAGCGCCTTCTCTTCTCACTGATACTGGAAAGCTGGAAGTAGATCAGCTTATGAGGATGACAGATTTTATAAGGAGATTGACATGA
- a CDS encoding ABC transporter substrate-binding protein: protein MKIKAVLKKMFSVAVAGAMSVSLAACGSSGSSEEEGGTKSADGVTLEFQQWWGVELPDGALADICQDFTEETGINIELLSNPYADTKTQIASGAASGTMADVVGLDGSWVYDFAKQGSIADLTALMDESGYDDSQLSDQIQFEGNTYMIPVVNFAYPMYANLDILEAAGVTELPTTRDEFLAACEAVKAYDDSIAGWAIPLSTESPAGVQNQFMTWLWADGASMMTEDGKPNLAGNKDLEETTDFIKEMFDKGYIADGAYAMKEPDMVEEFTNGRVAFMTDGVSHLTTIKEGAPDLNFDYIKVPAAGTDVEKGGMSVANWGIGVAENCENKAEAWQFIEYLMSPEVNAKLAVLANAFPGNSASEPDYSESDPLFVKAYELFQDSTAINEFTGLPTSEDLMRSFGEELQLYLDGDTASAADMLEAAQERWEPAFE from the coding sequence ATGAAAATCAAGGCAGTATTAAAGAAAATGTTTTCTGTTGCGGTTGCTGGGGCTATGTCAGTCTCATTAGCCGCCTGCGGATCCAGCGGCTCATCGGAGGAAGAGGGAGGCACAAAAAGCGCAGACGGTGTGACGCTGGAATTCCAGCAATGGTGGGGTGTGGAACTCCCTGACGGCGCATTGGCAGACATATGCCAGGATTTTACAGAGGAAACCGGCATTAACATTGAACTCCTCAGCAATCCATATGCGGATACAAAAACACAGATTGCATCAGGGGCGGCTTCGGGGACAATGGCCGATGTTGTTGGCCTGGACGGATCCTGGGTATACGACTTTGCAAAGCAGGGATCCATTGCCGACCTGACAGCTTTAATGGATGAATCAGGTTACGATGACAGTCAATTATCAGACCAGATTCAGTTTGAAGGGAATACATATATGATTCCTGTAGTGAACTTTGCATATCCAATGTACGCCAACCTGGATATCCTCGAAGCGGCGGGCGTTACAGAACTTCCCACTACACGGGATGAATTCCTGGCAGCCTGTGAGGCAGTAAAAGCATACGATGACAGTATAGCCGGGTGGGCCATTCCACTATCAACAGAATCCCCGGCAGGAGTCCAGAATCAATTTATGACATGGCTGTGGGCAGACGGCGCTTCCATGATGACAGAAGACGGCAAACCCAACCTTGCCGGAAATAAGGATTTAGAGGAGACCACAGATTTTATTAAAGAGATGTTTGACAAAGGTTACATTGCAGACGGCGCCTATGCGATGAAAGAACCTGACATGGTAGAGGAATTTACAAATGGCCGCGTAGCCTTTATGACAGATGGCGTCTCCCACTTAACAACAATCAAAGAAGGGGCTCCTGACCTTAACTTTGATTACATCAAAGTCCCTGCTGCAGGAACTGATGTAGAAAAAGGCGGAATGTCAGTCGCAAACTGGGGAATCGGCGTCGCAGAAAATTGTGAAAATAAGGCAGAGGCATGGCAGTTTATCGAATACCTTATGAGTCCAGAGGTAAACGCCAAGCTGGCAGTACTTGCCAATGCATTCCCAGGAAACTCTGCATCAGAGCCAGATTATTCTGAATCTGATCCTTTATTTGTAAAGGCTTACGAGTTATTCCAGGACAGCACGGCGATTAATGAATTTACAGGACTTCCTACATCTGAAGACCTGATGAGAAGCTTTGGCGAAGAATTACAGTTATATCTTGACGGGGACACGGCTTCTGCCGCAGACATGCTCGAAGCAGCCCAAGAACGCTGGGAGCCTGCGTTTGAATAA